In Bacillus sp. SB49, a single window of DNA contains:
- a CDS encoding AMP-binding protein, whose product MALLEQTVGELLSEKAAQHPDQEAFVYPGLSIRKTYREFEEMTDEVAKGLMALGVEKGEHIAIWADNKPEWLLSQFASGKMGGVLVTVNTNYRTQELEYLLKQSDASTIILAEDFRGTSYMDILKEICPELETCEKGALESERLPFLKNVIVLSERSYKGCYNWQDLLDMGLTVSNEDLSERKETLHFRDVINMQYTSGTTGFPKGVMLSHHNIVNNGNQVADCMRLTNEDRLCIPVPFFHCFGCVLGTLAAVSKGATMVILEQFDPLEVLKAVTNESCTALHGVPTMFIAELNHEDFEKWKPTTLRTGIMAGSTCPMEVMKRVMDDMGAGEITIAYGQTESSPVITQTRADDPIDLRVTSVGRVHPHVEVKIIEPATGEELPPGVPGELCTRGYLVMAGYYKNEEATEAAVDPDGWLHTGDVAVCSTEGYIEITGRIKDMVIRGGENVYPREIEEFLYKHPDVLDVQIVGVPDEKFGEEVMAFLIPKANVTLAEEDIRAFCSGSISKHKIPKYICFVEEFPMTASGKIQKFRLRESALEILQTET is encoded by the coding sequence ATGGCTTTATTGGAACAGACCGTTGGGGAACTCTTGTCAGAAAAAGCAGCGCAGCATCCGGATCAGGAGGCTTTTGTCTATCCTGGTTTGTCGATAAGGAAAACTTACAGGGAATTTGAAGAAATGACGGATGAAGTGGCTAAAGGCCTGATGGCTCTTGGTGTTGAAAAGGGAGAACATATAGCTATTTGGGCGGACAACAAGCCGGAATGGCTATTAAGCCAGTTTGCCTCCGGAAAAATGGGTGGCGTTCTCGTAACCGTCAATACGAACTACCGAACTCAGGAACTGGAATACTTATTGAAGCAGTCAGATGCTTCCACTATCATTCTTGCAGAGGATTTCAGGGGAACGTCCTATATGGATATTTTGAAAGAAATCTGTCCTGAGCTTGAAACATGTGAGAAAGGCGCTTTGGAAAGCGAACGACTTCCATTTCTAAAGAATGTCATCGTATTAAGCGAGCGCTCATATAAAGGATGCTACAACTGGCAGGATCTTCTCGATATGGGACTGACTGTTTCAAACGAGGATCTCTCAGAAAGAAAAGAGACGCTTCATTTCCGGGATGTCATTAATATGCAGTACACTTCCGGGACGACAGGGTTCCCTAAAGGCGTCATGTTAAGTCACCATAACATCGTGAATAACGGAAACCAGGTGGCCGACTGCATGCGGCTTACAAACGAAGACCGCCTATGTATACCGGTTCCTTTCTTCCACTGCTTCGGATGCGTACTAGGTACTTTGGCGGCGGTTTCTAAAGGCGCGACAATGGTTATTTTAGAGCAGTTCGATCCTCTGGAAGTATTAAAAGCGGTTACGAACGAATCTTGTACAGCGCTTCATGGTGTCCCGACGATGTTCATTGCTGAATTGAACCATGAAGATTTCGAAAAATGGAAACCGACAACCCTCCGTACCGGCATCATGGCAGGTTCGACTTGTCCGATGGAAGTGATGAAGCGGGTGATGGACGACATGGGTGCAGGAGAAATAACCATTGCATACGGACAGACGGAATCCTCCCCGGTGATTACTCAAACGAGAGCCGATGACCCGATCGACCTTCGTGTGACGAGCGTCGGCCGCGTCCATCCGCATGTCGAAGTGAAAATAATCGAACCGGCCACCGGAGAAGAGCTTCCTCCGGGTGTACCAGGTGAACTGTGCACACGCGGATATTTAGTAATGGCAGGATATTATAAGAATGAAGAGGCAACGGAAGCGGCTGTTGATCCGGACGGATGGCTGCATACGGGAGATGTTGCTGTCTGCAGTACGGAAGGATATATCGAAATTACCGGAAGAATCAAGGACATGGTCATCCGTGGAGGCGAAAACGTCTATCCCAGAGAAATCGAAGAGTTCTTATATAAACATCCGGACGTTCTCGATGTACAGATCGTTGGAGTGCCTGATGAGAAATTCGGGGAAGAAGTCATGGCATTTCTCATTCCAAAGGCAAACGTCACATTGGCAGAAGAGGATATTCGTGCGTTTTGTTCAGGCAGTATATCGAAACATAAAATTCCGAAGTATATCTGTTTCGTAGAGGAGTTTCCGATGACGGCCAGCGGTAAAATACAAAAATTCCGTTTAAGGGAAAGCGCGCTTGAAATACTGCAAACAGAAACGTGA
- a CDS encoding hydroxymethylglutaryl-CoA lyase: MISFPEKVKIKEVGPRDGLQNEAVEVPWERKVEWINLLSAAGYEYIEFSSFVHPKWIPQLKDADIVARSIDRNPGTTYAALVPNVKGLRKALDNGVDEVAVFMSASETHNKKNINKTINETYPVLQEVITESKQEGKKVRGYISCVFGCPYEGHVPFERTAAVAKTLLKMGVDEISLGDTIGTADPKQVDLFLEYMKERVSLEHTALHFHNTNGMALANVTVALQHGITIFDASLGGLGGCPYAEGASGNLATDDLVHMLHRMGIETGINEEKLRKAAAFLEQELGKRLPSHQRQIAAKEEVG; this comes from the coding sequence ATGATCTCATTCCCTGAGAAAGTAAAGATAAAGGAAGTCGGTCCGCGCGACGGGTTACAGAATGAAGCGGTAGAGGTTCCATGGGAGCGGAAGGTGGAATGGATAAATCTTCTTTCTGCTGCCGGGTATGAATATATTGAATTCAGTTCTTTCGTTCATCCGAAGTGGATTCCACAACTGAAGGATGCTGATATAGTGGCGCGGTCCATCGACAGAAATCCCGGAACGACCTACGCTGCTCTCGTTCCGAATGTAAAGGGGTTGCGCAAAGCGCTGGATAACGGTGTCGATGAAGTAGCTGTCTTTATGTCGGCGAGTGAAACACACAATAAAAAGAATATCAACAAAACCATCAACGAGACGTATCCTGTTCTGCAAGAAGTCATCACAGAGTCCAAGCAGGAAGGAAAAAAGGTAAGGGGTTATATTTCTTGTGTATTCGGTTGCCCTTATGAAGGACATGTCCCATTCGAGCGGACAGCAGCAGTCGCAAAGACACTTTTGAAGATGGGGGTGGACGAAATATCTCTTGGCGATACCATCGGGACGGCCGATCCGAAGCAGGTCGACCTTTTTCTTGAGTACATGAAAGAGAGAGTCTCTTTGGAACATACGGCGCTTCATTTTCATAATACCAACGGAATGGCGCTTGCAAATGTGACGGTGGCTCTTCAACATGGAATCACCATCTTTGATGCATCTCTCGGCGGGCTTGGTGGATGTCCCTATGCCGAGGGAGCTTCAGGAAATCTTGCAACAGATGACCTCGTTCACATGCTTCATCGTATGGGGATCGAGACGGGAATTAATGAAGAAAAACTAAGGAAGGCAGCCGCCTTCCTTGAGCAAGAGCTCGGAAAACGTCTGCCGAGCCATCAAAGACAGATAGCCGCTAAAGAGGAGGTAGGTTGA
- a CDS encoding enoyl-CoA hydratase-related protein, producing MDTFTKLEALDTHVYLLTLNRPSSANALSSGLLDELEETLKDIQRRPEIRVLLITGSGNKAFSAGADLKERAEMGEKEVLAAVKKIGSTFRLLETLSIPTIAVMNGAAYGGGLELALACDIRFMSSSAKAGLTETSLAIIPGAGGTQRLPRLIGPGKAKAMIYSAKPVEADKAHAIGLVEYVYEPQFLLSEAKDFACAIARNAPTALKQAKKAIQEGLDADLEAGLKIEHSCYEVTIPTKDRLEGLNAFKEKRKPDYKGE from the coding sequence ATGGATACGTTCACGAAACTGGAGGCTTTGGATACCCATGTGTATCTGCTGACATTAAACAGACCATCGAGTGCCAATGCCCTTTCCAGCGGGTTATTGGATGAATTGGAAGAAACGCTCAAAGATATTCAGCGGCGGCCGGAGATACGTGTGCTTTTAATAACAGGGAGCGGAAACAAAGCATTCTCCGCAGGCGCTGATTTGAAAGAACGGGCGGAAATGGGCGAAAAAGAGGTACTGGCGGCAGTGAAGAAGATCGGCAGTACGTTTCGACTTCTGGAAACGTTGTCCATTCCAACGATTGCAGTAATGAACGGTGCTGCTTATGGAGGCGGGCTTGAGCTTGCTCTTGCCTGCGATATCCGGTTTATGAGCAGTTCTGCAAAAGCAGGGTTGACGGAAACGTCGCTTGCCATCATTCCGGGCGCGGGAGGTACGCAGCGCCTGCCCCGCCTTATCGGACCAGGGAAAGCAAAAGCTATGATCTACTCTGCAAAGCCGGTGGAGGCGGATAAAGCTCACGCCATCGGTCTTGTCGAATATGTGTATGAGCCGCAGTTCTTATTATCTGAAGCAAAAGATTTCGCCTGTGCCATCGCACGCAATGCACCAACAGCACTGAAACAGGCAAAAAAAGCGATTCAGGAAGGGCTGGATGCAGATCTGGAAGCCGGCTTGAAAATCGAACACTCCTGCTACGAAGTAACCATTCCCACCAAAGACCGCCTGGAAGGGTTGAATGCATTTAAAGAAAAAAGGAAGCCGGATTATAAAGGAGAATAA
- a CDS encoding acetyl-CoA carboxylase biotin carboxyl carrier protein subunit — translation MKEVKASMAGSVWKLVAKEGDSIEDGQDVVILESMKMEIPITAEYSGVLKEMKVAEGDFVNEGDTIAVIE, via the coding sequence ATGAAGGAAGTGAAGGCTTCGATGGCAGGAAGTGTATGGAAATTGGTAGCAAAAGAAGGAGATTCGATAGAGGACGGGCAGGATGTCGTAATCTTGGAGTCAATGAAAATGGAGATACCAATCACGGCAGAATACTCCGGTGTCCTAAAGGAGATGAAGGTTGCAGAAGGCGACTTTGTCAATGAAGGAGATACGATCGCAGTCATTGAATAG
- a CDS encoding acetyl-CoA carboxylase biotin carboxylase subunit, translating to MFSKVLIANRGEIAARIIRTCRKMGIQTVAVYSEADQDSAYVSMADESYLIGKPRVSESYLNADKILDVAVKCGAQAVHPGYGLLSEHAGFARKVEEEGMTFIGPPSKVIAKMGDKVEARAEMKSAGVPIIPGTEGSVDSVEDAKRIADEFGYPVMLKAAAGGGGIGMQAVHNEQELEKAFAGNSKRAETFFGDGKMFLEKLIDKPRHIEIQVLADEHGNAIHLFERECSIQRRHQKVLEEAPSPSLSEATREKMYRSALKAVESLGYTNAGTLEFLVDQEENHYFLEMNTRLQVEHPVTEEITGVDIVEQQLRIAAKEPLSFGQEDVQRNGHAIEVRIYAEDSNTFYPSPGKLTKLRLPEGDGIRHETAICEGSEVTPFYDPMIAKLIVHGGDRKEAVERLTQAVHAYEIEGIKSNLMMLKRIVTHENFIIGDTKTDFIEVHYLPTLTK from the coding sequence ATGTTTTCCAAAGTATTGATTGCCAACCGGGGAGAAATTGCTGCCAGGATCATTCGGACGTGCAGGAAGATGGGCATTCAAACGGTCGCTGTTTATTCGGAAGCGGACCAGGACAGTGCGTATGTATCCATGGCAGACGAAAGCTACCTTATCGGTAAACCAAGAGTAAGCGAATCTTATTTAAACGCGGATAAAATTCTCGACGTCGCTGTAAAGTGCGGCGCACAGGCCGTTCATCCCGGGTATGGTCTATTAAGCGAACATGCAGGTTTTGCGAGGAAGGTGGAAGAAGAAGGGATGACTTTTATCGGTCCTCCTTCAAAGGTTATTGCCAAGATGGGAGACAAAGTAGAAGCTAGAGCGGAAATGAAAAGTGCTGGTGTTCCGATTATCCCCGGTACGGAGGGTTCGGTTGATTCTGTGGAAGATGCAAAGAGAATCGCAGATGAATTCGGCTATCCCGTCATGCTGAAGGCAGCGGCAGGCGGCGGAGGGATCGGTATGCAGGCGGTCCATAATGAGCAGGAATTGGAAAAGGCATTCGCAGGGAACTCGAAACGGGCGGAGACATTTTTCGGAGACGGCAAGATGTTCTTAGAAAAACTGATTGACAAGCCGCGCCATATAGAGATTCAGGTGCTCGCTGACGAACACGGGAATGCCATTCATTTATTTGAGCGGGAATGTTCGATTCAACGCAGGCATCAAAAAGTACTCGAAGAAGCACCATCCCCGTCTCTATCTGAAGCAACGCGGGAAAAGATGTATAGAAGTGCTCTGAAAGCGGTGGAAAGTCTCGGCTACACGAATGCGGGTACGCTTGAATTTCTCGTAGACCAGGAAGAGAACCACTATTTCCTGGAAATGAATACGCGTTTGCAGGTGGAACATCCCGTTACAGAAGAAATTACAGGGGTGGATATTGTTGAGCAGCAGCTGCGCATAGCAGCTAAGGAGCCGTTGTCCTTTGGACAGGAGGATGTACAAAGGAATGGGCATGCGATAGAAGTGAGGATTTATGCAGAAGACTCCAATACTTTCTATCCCTCTCCCGGCAAACTCACAAAGCTTCGTCTTCCCGAAGGAGATGGAATCCGTCATGAGACGGCCATCTGTGAAGGTTCTGAAGTCACCCCTTTCTACGATCCAATGATTGCGAAATTAATAGTCCACGGCGGGGACCGTAAAGAAGCCGTAGAACGACTGACGCAAGCCGTGCATGCGTATGAAATAGAAGGAATTAAGTCAAATTTGATGATGTTGAAGCGGATCGTTACGCATGAGAACTTCATCATTGGCGACACGAAAACAGATTTTATTGAGGTCCATTATTTACCGACGTTAACGAAATGA
- a CDS encoding AMP-binding protein: MSKHENVWMPDPTQAESTRLFQWMKKLGFTDYDSFHQKSVEDPDWFWKEVVNELGVEWYTPFKKTLDLSAGPAFPKWFDGGIMNVAHLALDRWAGNPFKKNAVALYWEGDDGVRLSYTYQELHDEVNRIANGLNSLGITQGDNVLLYMPMIPETVIAMLALSKTGAVFSPAFSGYKEEALLSRLKASKAKALITADGFFRRGKSIRMKDEADLAADHCPSLEHIIVVERTGIEIDWNPYRDVQWSSLRKNGNAFKTEPMHADDPFMIIYTSGTTGKPKGAVHSHAGFPIKAAFDAGICMDVRAGDTVFWYTDMGWMMGPFLVYGGLINGASVVLFEGTPDYPAPSRLWELVERYKVTHLGISPTLVRSLMRHGKEWLRQHDKTSLKLIASTGEPWNPDPWHWLFKHAGQKKVPIFNYSGGTEISGGILGNVLIKPIQPVTFNAALPGMDADVWNERGESVTNEVGELVIKTPWVGMTNSFYQDDKRYLSTYWNRFKDTWVHGDWALKDEKGYFTITGRSDDVLNVAGKRLGPAEVESVLVDHEAVSEAGVIGVPHAIKGEEPVAFVILSPLYEEGDVLLEELQLYMERKLGKALAPKRMHFVKDLPKTRNAKVMRRAIKSAYLNHSSGDLSALENPDTVEEIRKIGASHLNERE; this comes from the coding sequence ATGTCCAAGCACGAAAATGTATGGATGCCTGATCCCACACAGGCTGAATCTACCCGGTTATTCCAATGGATGAAAAAACTTGGATTTACTGATTATGACTCTTTTCACCAAAAGTCTGTAGAAGACCCCGACTGGTTCTGGAAAGAAGTTGTAAACGAGCTTGGAGTGGAGTGGTACACCCCATTTAAGAAAACGCTGGATCTCTCCGCCGGTCCTGCGTTCCCGAAATGGTTTGATGGTGGTATAATGAATGTCGCTCATTTGGCTTTGGATCGATGGGCAGGGAACCCTTTTAAGAAGAACGCTGTCGCTCTCTACTGGGAAGGTGATGATGGTGTGCGCCTTTCTTATACGTACCAAGAGCTCCATGACGAAGTGAACCGCATTGCAAATGGTTTGAATAGTCTTGGAATCACACAAGGAGACAATGTCCTTCTGTACATGCCGATGATTCCCGAAACAGTGATTGCCATGCTCGCCCTGTCCAAAACAGGCGCCGTTTTCTCACCAGCATTCTCCGGTTACAAGGAAGAAGCACTTCTGTCTAGATTAAAGGCTTCCAAGGCAAAAGCTCTCATTACTGCGGATGGTTTCTTCCGGCGCGGCAAATCGATTCGAATGAAAGACGAAGCAGACCTTGCTGCTGATCATTGTCCTTCCCTTGAACACATTATTGTTGTAGAAAGGACAGGTATAGAAATCGACTGGAATCCTTACAGGGATGTACAGTGGTCTTCTTTAAGGAAAAATGGTAACGCTTTCAAAACAGAACCCATGCATGCAGACGATCCTTTTATGATTATTTATACGTCAGGAACGACTGGAAAACCAAAAGGAGCTGTCCATTCTCACGCCGGTTTTCCGATAAAAGCGGCATTTGACGCAGGTATCTGTATGGATGTCCGAGCAGGGGACACGGTGTTCTGGTACACGGATATGGGATGGATGATGGGGCCTTTTCTCGTCTATGGAGGCCTGATTAACGGAGCTTCCGTCGTCCTTTTCGAAGGAACACCGGACTATCCCGCCCCCTCACGGTTATGGGAACTGGTTGAACGGTACAAGGTGACTCACTTAGGGATATCCCCCACTCTCGTCCGTTCGTTAATGAGGCACGGGAAAGAGTGGCTGCGACAACATGATAAAACCTCTTTGAAGCTCATTGCATCCACTGGAGAACCATGGAATCCCGATCCCTGGCACTGGCTGTTTAAGCATGCCGGTCAGAAAAAAGTACCGATCTTCAACTATTCCGGCGGTACGGAAATTTCGGGAGGGATTTTAGGAAATGTATTGATCAAGCCGATTCAACCGGTCACGTTCAATGCAGCACTTCCAGGTATGGATGCGGATGTATGGAATGAGCGAGGGGAATCTGTAACGAATGAAGTAGGAGAGCTGGTTATCAAAACTCCGTGGGTAGGGATGACAAATAGTTTTTATCAAGATGATAAACGTTACCTATCCACTTACTGGAACCGTTTTAAAGACACGTGGGTCCACGGAGACTGGGCTTTAAAAGATGAAAAAGGTTATTTTACCATTACCGGGCGATCGGATGATGTCCTCAATGTAGCCGGGAAAAGGCTCGGTCCTGCTGAAGTCGAATCGGTCCTTGTTGATCACGAGGCCGTTAGTGAAGCAGGTGTCATCGGGGTCCCGCATGCAATCAAAGGAGAAGAGCCTGTCGCCTTCGTCATCTTGTCCCCCTTGTACGAAGAAGGAGATGTCCTTTTAGAAGAATTGCAGCTATATATGGAAAGGAAACTTGGCAAAGCGCTTGCCCCGAAGCGCATGCATTTCGTCAAAGATTTACCAAAAACGAGAAATGCGAAAGTGATGAGAAGGGCCATCAAATCCGCATATTTGAATCATTCATCCGGTGATTTGAGTGCGCTTGAAAATCCGGATACGGTCGAAGAAATAAGGAAGATCGGTGCTTCCCATTTGAATGAGAGAGAATAA
- a CDS encoding acyl-CoA carboxylase subunit beta: protein MPNEKTWKENKQRIKAGGAEKYHEKNAQKGKLFVRERLRLLFDDDIDVEDAFFANCMDESLPADGVVTGIGKINGEDVCVMANDSTVKAGSWGARTVEKIIRIQETAMKLNLPMLYLVDSAGARITDQIDMFPNRRGAGRIFHNQIKLSGRVPQVCLLFGPSAAGGAYIPAFCDIVVMVDGNASMYLGSPRMAEKVIGEKVSLEEMGGARMHCSVSGCGDVLAKDESEAVQFARDYLSYFPQSHKERPKKKTPLAPGDFDKSIGDLIPSNQNAPFDMYQLIDRLIDEGSFCEIKKKFAPELITGLARIEGRSVGVIANQPRAKGGVLFPDSADKAAKFIQLCDAFHIPLLFLADIPGFMIGTKVERAGIIRHGAKMLSAMSEATVPKISVIVRKAYGAGLYAMAGPAFEPDACLALPSAQIAVMGPEAAVNAVYANKIAELPEEDRPAFIQEKQQEYKENIDVYRLASEMIIDDIVEPDALRSALAIRFQAYERKDIIFTERKHGVYPV, encoded by the coding sequence ATGCCCAATGAAAAAACGTGGAAAGAAAATAAGCAGCGGATTAAGGCAGGCGGGGCGGAAAAGTATCATGAAAAAAATGCCCAAAAGGGGAAATTGTTCGTCCGTGAACGCCTGAGGCTGCTTTTTGACGACGATATCGATGTGGAAGATGCTTTCTTTGCAAACTGTATGGACGAATCACTCCCTGCGGACGGTGTTGTGACGGGAATAGGAAAAATTAACGGCGAAGATGTCTGTGTGATGGCTAACGATTCAACTGTGAAGGCAGGCTCGTGGGGGGCACGAACGGTAGAGAAGATCATACGCATCCAGGAAACAGCAATGAAACTTAATCTGCCGATGCTGTATCTCGTTGATTCCGCAGGAGCACGTATTACAGATCAAATCGATATGTTTCCGAACAGACGCGGAGCCGGTAGAATTTTTCACAATCAAATAAAATTGAGCGGTCGTGTCCCGCAGGTCTGCCTTCTCTTCGGTCCATCTGCAGCAGGTGGGGCTTATATCCCGGCTTTCTGCGACATCGTTGTCATGGTCGATGGTAATGCTTCTATGTATCTTGGATCCCCGAGAATGGCAGAGAAAGTTATCGGTGAGAAAGTGTCATTGGAAGAAATGGGCGGGGCAAGAATGCACTGTTCGGTTTCCGGTTGTGGCGATGTTCTCGCCAAAGATGAATCGGAAGCTGTCCAATTTGCAAGGGACTATTTAAGCTACTTCCCGCAGAGCCATAAGGAGCGGCCGAAGAAAAAGACGCCACTTGCACCGGGAGACTTTGACAAATCCATCGGTGACTTGATCCCTTCCAATCAAAATGCGCCCTTTGATATGTATCAGCTGATAGACAGGTTGATTGATGAAGGTTCTTTCTGTGAAATCAAAAAGAAGTTTGCGCCCGAACTCATTACAGGTCTCGCACGAATCGAAGGAAGAAGTGTCGGTGTGATTGCCAACCAGCCGCGTGCAAAAGGCGGTGTCCTGTTTCCTGATTCTGCAGATAAAGCTGCTAAGTTCATTCAGCTATGTGATGCGTTCCATATACCCCTTCTCTTTCTTGCCGATATTCCAGGCTTCATGATCGGAACAAAGGTGGAACGCGCCGGAATCATCCGGCACGGGGCCAAAATGCTGTCTGCCATGAGTGAAGCGACCGTTCCTAAAATATCAGTGATTGTAAGAAAAGCATATGGTGCGGGATTGTATGCTATGGCAGGTCCTGCGTTTGAACCGGATGCATGTCTTGCTCTTCCGTCTGCTCAAATTGCCGTCATGGGACCGGAAGCAGCCGTGAACGCTGTGTATGCAAACAAAATAGCGGAACTTCCGGAAGAGGACCGTCCCGCTTTTATTCAGGAAAAGCAGCAGGAGTATAAGGAGAACATTGATGTATACAGACTGGCATCTGAAATGATCATAGATGATATAGTGGAACCGGATGCACTTCGTTCTGCCTTGGCTATTCGTTTCCAGGCTTACGAACGAAAGGACATCATCTTCACAGAAAGAAAGCACGGTGTTTATCCCGTTTAA
- a CDS encoding acyl-CoA dehydrogenase, translating to MNFEWTKEQEMTRNMVRDFADKVIGPRAVAIDKNAEFPEDIFKEMGKLGLLGIPFPEEYGGSGGDTVTYALAVEEIGRVCGSTGLSYAAAVSLGASPIYYFGTEEQKQTFLTPLAKGEGLASFGLTEPNAGSDAAGTQTRAELNGDHYVINGEKCWITNAEYARSITVTAVSGKRPDGKNIISAFIIPKDTKGMKVTSPYDKMGVRGSNTSEIILDHVIVPKENLLGDPEAGFKQFLYTLDGGRISIAALAVGIAQAALDRALAYAKERKQFGQPISKFQAIQFKLADMAMEVELARNMVHKAAWLKDKGKPFTKESAYAKLFASETAFRAANEAIQIHGGYGYMREYEVERFLRDAKLLEIGEGTSEIQRLVIARSLGC from the coding sequence ATGAATTTTGAATGGACAAAAGAACAGGAAATGACGAGGAACATGGTGCGTGACTTTGCGGATAAAGTTATCGGACCGAGAGCTGTTGCCATTGATAAGAACGCGGAGTTTCCAGAAGATATCTTTAAAGAAATGGGCAAGCTTGGTCTCCTCGGCATTCCGTTCCCGGAAGAGTACGGCGGTTCCGGTGGAGATACGGTGACTTACGCACTTGCTGTAGAAGAAATCGGACGTGTTTGCGGGTCCACAGGACTCAGTTATGCTGCAGCGGTTTCCCTCGGGGCAAGTCCTATCTATTATTTCGGAACAGAAGAGCAGAAACAGACGTTTTTGACACCACTTGCTAAAGGAGAGGGGCTTGCTTCTTTCGGTTTGACGGAGCCGAATGCAGGATCCGATGCCGCTGGCACACAAACCCGCGCGGAACTGAATGGTGATCATTATGTCATCAACGGGGAAAAGTGTTGGATTACTAATGCGGAGTATGCTCGTTCGATAACTGTGACTGCCGTTTCCGGTAAGCGTCCGGACGGGAAAAATATCATCTCTGCTTTCATCATTCCGAAAGATACCAAAGGCATGAAGGTGACGAGTCCGTACGACAAAATGGGAGTACGCGGCAGCAACACATCAGAGATTATTCTTGATCATGTCATAGTACCAAAAGAAAACCTGCTTGGAGATCCGGAGGCAGGATTCAAACAGTTTCTTTATACGCTGGACGGCGGGAGAATATCTATTGCGGCACTTGCTGTCGGTATTGCTCAAGCTGCATTAGACAGGGCTTTAGCCTATGCAAAAGAACGGAAGCAATTTGGCCAACCGATTTCCAAATTTCAAGCTATTCAATTTAAACTGGCCGATATGGCGATGGAAGTCGAGCTTGCAAGGAACATGGTTCATAAGGCGGCTTGGTTGAAGGATAAAGGAAAGCCATTTACGAAAGAATCCGCCTATGCCAAACTGTTCGCCTCTGAAACGGCTTTCCGCGCAGCAAATGAGGCGATTCAGATACACGGAGGATACGGTTATATGCGCGAATATGAAGTGGAACGCTTTTTGCGCGATGCGAAACTCCTGGAAATTGGAGAAGGTACATCAGAAATACAGCGGCTTGTTATCGCCCGCTCATTAGGCTGTTAA